Genomic segment of Archangium lipolyticum:
GGCCGCAAGCTCGGCGAGGTCGTGAGCAGTGAGGAGCCCACCGGCTGGCGCAAGCTCATCACCATGCGGCCGAACAACACCCGGGCCGAGCTGAAGGACGTGCTGCTCGACAACAACGGGGGCGAGGCCTTCTCGTCGACCAACTGCGGCGCGGCCAACGGCGGCCGGTGGGTGTGCGACCTGGATGGCAGCGGAGGCACTCCCGGAGCGGAGGATCGCGCGCTGCTGCGCAACTGGCTGTATGGCTGGGAGCGCCGCAACGGCACGGCGTCCACGAACCAGAAGCGCACCTGGCCCATGGGCGGCATCCAGCTGTCCACGCCGGCCATCATTGGCGGTGGCTCCACGCCGCCCTGGTGGACGCGCGTCACGGGCACCGAGCAGGCCAAGTTCACCTCCAACTTCATGGCGGACGCGCGGGTGAGCCAGCGCTCCACGGTGGCCTACGTGGGCACCACCCAGGGCTACCTGCACGGCGTGCAGGCCGGTGCCCTGCGCATGAAGGACGACCCGTGCACGCCGGAGCGCGATGCGCGCGGCCACTTCGAGGGCTGCAACGACAGCCGCAACTACGGCACCGCGCGCGAGCTGTTCGCCTACCTGCCGCGCAAGCTGCTGCCCAACTACGTGGAGTCCTACCTGCGCCAGGGCAATGGCAAGCGCGCCCTGGTGGACGCCTCGCCCTCCGTGGCGGACGTGGACCTCGGCTTCGGCTCGTACAACCCCACGGGTGGCAACACCTCCACCCAGCCGGCCTGGACCATCGGCACCAACCCCGGCCCCACCGAGGGCGCCAAGACGGTGCTCGTGACGCCCACCGGCCCCAGCCTCGGCGTCGTGTTCGCGCTGGACATCACCGATCCGTCCCATCCGTCCTACCCGCAGCCCATGTGGGAGTTCGACATGGCCAACGACGCCGTGTCGATGAGCGGTGTGAGCGATGCCCCCACCTCCGTCACGTCGATGACCGTGGAGGACGCCTTCGCCGACATGAACGCCGACCTGGTGCCGGATACGCGCGGCTCGCGTCACTCCACGCCCATCGTGCGCATGGACTTCGGGGCGCAGGGCGGCCGCAAGTGGGTGGCCGTGGTGGGCACCGACTACGTGCCCAACGCCGGCACCGCTGGCGCCCTGTACCTGCTGGACATGAAGACGGGCCTGCCGGTCCAGGTCACGGGCTCCAAGGCCGCCTCCCGGCTGGCCGGCGTGGTTCCCCTGGCGGACGGCGAGGGCGTGGGCGGTGAGCCCGCGGCGGTGGATGCCAACGAGGACGGCTCGTATGACCTCATCTACGCCGCCACGACGGGCGGCAAGCTCTTCCGCATCAGCACCACCCAGGTGGACCCCGAGCGCGGTCTGGGCAAGACGTTCAGGGTGTGCGAGCTGGCGGACGTGAAGCAGCGGCTGAGCACGGAAGGCCGCTCGGACGCGCAACACCAGGGCGTCTACTCGAGCATCTCGGTGCGCCTGCAGGCCGGCGCCACCGGCAAGGTGGTGCGCGTGTACCTGGGCACCGCCAACAACCCGGACATCTCCGACGAGCCGGCCGACCTGGCGAACCCCCGGCCGCACGGCTACGTGCTCGCCTACGAGGACGCCAACCCCACGGCCAACAACTGCGCCAACGCCACCCACCTGTGGACCCAGCAGCTGGGCGAGGGCCAGCTCGTCTGGGGTGGTGTGGCCATCGCCGGTGACAGCGTGTACACCACCACCGCGGTGGGCAAGGCGGCCAACGCCTGCGAGCTCAGCCCGACGGACAGCGGCAGCTTCTACGCCTTCGCCAGCAACACCGGCGTGGCGATGCCCAACTCCGGGACGCCGCTGGGGGGCCATGGCCTGTCCACCCCGGTGGTACACGACGAGCACCTGATCATGCTCACCGCGGATGGAAAAGTGATGGTCAAGGGCGACCCCGCCAGGTGGAACAACCAGACCGCGACGACCAACTCCGGGCCGGTGCGCATCCGCGTCTGGGACGCGAGCGCGAGCGGGCGCCTGCAGCCGTGAGGACTCGAGCCATGAAGCACCACCACTGGAAACCCCGTGGGGTCTCCCTCCTGGAGTCCATGGTGACAGCGGTGGTGCTCATCCTGGGCATCGGCATGGTGGCTGGGACGGTGATCGCCGTCACCAAGCTCAACCGCCGCAACCTCGCCCAGGCGCAGGCGTACACCATCGCCGAGTGGTGGTTGGAGCGCGTCACACGCATCGGGTGTGACGCGGTGGCCAACCCGAACCAGCCTTGTGGGGCCATCGCGGCGTTGGATCACAAGGAAGAGACCGTCTACTGGAGCGCCAGCGGCGCGCCCACCTTGCAGGCCCCGGCGGCGGGAGACCCTGAAGTGCGCCGGCCGTACCGGGTGAGCATCGATGTGGATCCGCCGCTGGAGGGCAATGAGCAGGGCGACCCGGTCCTCAACCGCCAGGTGGCGGGAGTGACCCTGACGCGCACGGTCAACGTGCGCGTGACGGTCGGCTGGCAGGACGAGGGCAGCGGGGAGTCCTTCCAGGCGGTGGCCCTGCAGACGCGGGTGGGACCATGAAGCAACGGGTGGTTGGAAACGGAGGCTTCTCCCTCCTCGAGGTGATGGTGGCCAGCACCATCTCGCTGATCGTGCTCGCGGCGGCCCTGTGGAGCGCCGCGGAGCTGCAGCGGCGCGGCACGCTGGAGGAGTCGCTGATGAGCGCGCAGAACGCCATGCGCGCGGTGCGGGATCTGGTCGTGGTCGACCTGCAGCGGGCGGGCACCGGGGCGGGAAGCGCGCGCATGGTCTTCGGCAGCCGGCCAACGGGAAACGCCGACGTACGCTATGCCATCACCGTCAGCGCACGGGAGCCCTTCGACGGCAGCGGCCTGTTTCCCGAGGACACGTTGTTCGCGCTGCCCTCGGGCCCCTATGCCACGCGGGCCTCGGACGCCTTGCAGGTGTGGAGCTGGGACACCGAGGCGCAAGACGCGGCGGGCCAACCCATCCCCATGTTCCCGCTGGACACGTGCCCGACGCCGCCCCCCTCCCCTGCCCTGTACCGCAGTGGCGACACCCTGTGCATGCTCACCAACCCCACCGTGCTGGTGAACCGGCTGGTGATGGTGGTCAAGCCCGCCACGCGGACCTCCTGCATCATGCAGGTGCGGGCGGTCAATGAGGTGGCCAGCGCGCCCATCCCCTATTGGCAGGTGACGGTGACGCCGGGCCTGCCGGGCAATCCACCCCCCGCGGGAGATCTGTGCGCGACCCCCGCGGCGGCCCCGACGGTCGAGTACACCAACTTCTGGCAGCACGACACCGCGGGCGCCTTCGTCATGCCCGTGCGTGGAGTGTCGTTCCGCATCAACTGGAAGAGCGGCGGCCCGGTGCTCGAGCGCCACGAGCAGACCTCCGACATCACTCCTGGCCTGCCCGCCGCCCCCTGGGTGGCCCTGTCCCGGGATGTCGAGCAGCTCCGGGCCCGGCTGGGGGTGAAGGACAACCTCGCCGAGCTGGACGCGGATGTCGTCTGGTTCCCCGATGCGTCCGCCGCGCCCTCACGTCCGGCGATCGATTCCTGTGACGCGACCTGCAACGCGCTGGTGCCCATGCCCAACGGCGCGCTCTGGGTGCCCAGCACGGACGAGCCCACCGCGAGGGATGCGCTGATGCGCAGGTTGCGCATGGTGGAGCTCTCGGTGACCACTCGCACCTCGCGGGCGGATCCCGCGCTGGCCAGGAAGAGCGGCACCGACTTCGTCCTGGACGCGGACGGCAACCCCCAGGACGGCTACAAGCGGCGCACCGCCACGGTCGAGGTCATGCCGCGCAACTACTCCTACGCGGGGGTGATTCCATGAAGCGGACCCAGAGGGGAACGACCCTGATGGAGATCGCCGTGACGCTCGCGGTGATTGGAGTGATCACCTCGGTCGCCCTGGTGAACATGGACGACGTGCGGCTCAAGCAGAGCGAGCGCGATGGGCTCCGGGAGATCTCCATCCTGGCGATCCAGGCCCGCACCTCCGCCCGCAAGGGCCAGTACCCCGTGCGGCTGGCCGTGCACCCGCGCACGGACCGCCCGGGGCACATCATCCGCTGGGAGCAGCTGGGGTGCACGAACCCGACCGACAAGTGGGGCGTCGACTGCCCCTCCGCGGCCTGCCAGTCGAATGCCTGTGGTCAGGGGGGCTGCACCTGTGTCGCGGTGGGCGAGCCGATTCCCGTCCCCGACACGTTGGACATCTCCGCCCTGGACGGGCTGTGCTGGCTGGCCCGGAGCGCCCAGCCGCGCCAGCGCGGCACGGCGGGTCCACACCCCACGGACTGCGACAAGAACGCGGCACCGCCCCAGGGGCCCCTCCGCATCAAGGAGCGCGGTGGTGTGGTCCACCACCTGCTCCAGGTCGACGGGCTCACCGGGGCCATGCGGATGATCGACTGCACCGGGAGCACTCCGGACCCCGCGTGCACGGGGCCCTGAGCGCTACAGCCCGCGCCCGGCCTTGAGCATGGCCTCGCCCACGAAGGTGCGGATCTCCTCCACCTTCGCCTCCCAGCTCTCGTGGCGGATGCGCTCGGCCCGCTCACGGGTGGGGCCGGCGCCCTCCGCGAGGCACTCGTCGATCTTCCGCACGAAGTCCTGGGTGTCCTTGGCCAGCTTGCACAGGCCCACCTTGCGCACCTCGGGGATGTCCGAGGACACCACGGGCAGGCCCGCCGCCAGGTACTCGCGCACCTTGAGCGGGTTGGCGTTGAGCGTGAGCTCGTTCACCTTGAAGGGCATGAGCGCCACGTCGAAGGCGCGGCAGTAGCCGGGCAGCTCCGCGTACTGCTTGCGCCCGAGCAGGTGGATGTTGGGCTCGGACTTGAGCACCGACGGATCCACGTCCGGCGCCACCTTGCCGATGACCACCACCGAGCCCTCGGGGTGCGCCTTCGCCGCCGCGGCGATGGCCTCCAGATCCACCCAGTCCGCCACCAGCCCGAAGAAGCCGAGGATGGGGCGAGGCAGCTTCGCGATGTCCTCCGGAATCGGCGTGGAGGCATCACACGCCTTCACGAAGTGGTTGAAGTCCACGCCGTGGCGCACCAGCACCGTGTTCGGGTTGACGCGCGCCTTGTTCTCCCGCAGCCGCTCGGCCGAGGTGATGACCAGGTCCGCCCGGCGCATCAGCTTGTCCTCCAGCTCGGCGATGTGCCGGCCGTTGGTGTCGCTGAAGGCGGAGAACTCGTCCACGCAGTGGTAGACGACGAACTCCTCGCCCAGCCGCCCGGACACCGGCGCCGAGGCCGGCAGGAACGACCAGGAGATGGGCCGCTTGAAGTGCAGCGACCGCATGGCGCGCAGCACCTGCGCGCGCAGCAGCTCGCGGTTCGCGGTGCGCACCGCCTCCGAGCCGTAGAAGGGAATGGCCAGCGGGGCGAGCACGAAGAGGTTCGGCTCCACCTCGCGGATGCCCTCGGTGAACGAGGCCAGCTTCTTCCAGATGCGCTGCAGGTCGTGCGCGTTGGCCTTCGGCGCCCGGTTGCCGATGCTGTTCACCCAGAGGACACGGTTGTCCCGGGAGAGGATCCGCATGATGTGGACCTTGGACAGCGGGTCCCCATCCCAGTCGTTGGAGAACACCACCAGATCCCTGCCACGAAGGGCCCGGCGGGCCACCTCCAGTTCCTCACTGCGCCGCATGAGTCTCGCCTCCTCCCAGCATCGTGGGTTGCGCCAGAGCGCCGTACAGTTCGAACAGCACCGGACCCGCGTCCGGTGACACCACCTGCGCGGGCCCGTTCGCGAGCGCGCGATGCACCTGGTTCGCCAGGTCCACCGAGTTGTCCGCGCGGAAGGTGTAGGTCCCGTGTGGCCGCGCGCACACGTCGCTGGCCACGCATGGCACGCCGAGCGCGAGCGCCTCTCGCACGGAGATGGCGTCACCGTCGTGCGTGGTGGGACGGATGAAGGCATCGCAGCGGGAGATCAGCGCCAGCGCCCGCGAGTGCTCCAGCTCGCCCATGTCCTCGAGGTGCCGCTCGACTCGGCACTCGCGGGCGTCGCGGAGGAACTCCTCCGAGCGGGTGCCGGGCCCGAAGACGGCGAGCCCCACGCCGGGCAGCTCGTCCGCGAGCACCCTCAACGCGCGGAACATCAGCTGGCGGCCGTAGACGGGAGAGGGGTGGTGCGCCATGGCCAGCAGGGGCCGGCGGCGGCGCCGTGCCTCCCGGACCTCCAGGGGCTCCACCCCCGGCCGCACCTGCGAGCCGCAGAAGGCCGGGTACACCACGAGCTTCTCCTCGGGGATGCCGCAGCGCAGGAGCGCCTCGCGCACGGCCTCGGACACGGCCACCACGCGCGAGTAGCCGGCCAGGGCCACCCGCGCGAAGGCACGGCGCGAGACGGAGGCGGCCAGGTAGTCCGGCAGCAGCCCCGAGTGCAGCGTGATGACCCGCGGCGAGCGCGGCGCCCTCACGCCCGCGGTGGCCGCGAGCATCCAGGACTTCGGGTTGTTGCCGCTGGTGTGGACGTGCACCGTCCACCCGTCCCGGAGGAAGCCCGCGAGCCGTTTGCCGTACTGCGTGGGGGTGCGGACGGGGATGACGTCCGGAGCCGGCCGGCCGCCCTTCCCGATGTCCAGCACCACCGCCTCCACCCCGCGCTCGCGCAGGTACCCGTGGAGCTGTTGGACGTGGATCGCCACGCCACCGTGCGGTGGCGGATAGTCACCGACGAGGAGCACTCGCATGCCCTGATCCCTTCTGGACTACCGCGCGGCGGACGTCGCCGATGGAGGAACGGACGGGACAGCCTCGGGGCGCCGCACCGGCGGGCGCAGTCCCATCTCGCGCTCGTAGGCGGCGAGCGGATCCGCGTCCCTGCGGATCTCCCTGGCCGGGATGCCTCCCACCACCGCGCCGGGAGCCACGTCCCGCACCACCACGGCATTGGCGCCAATGACGGCGAAGTCCCCGATGTGGATGTTGCCGAGGATCTTGGCGCCCGCGCCAATGCGCACGTAGTCGCCGATGACGGGCAGATCCTTGAGCCCCGAGCGTCCGCCGATCGTCACCTGGTGGGAGATGAGGCAGTGACGGCCGATCCGGGCGTCCTTGTGGATGACGATGCCCATGCCGCCGTAGCCCAGCTGCGTGCCCTCGCCGATCTCCGCCTCGGCGGGGATGTACGAGCCATGCAGGAAGTGGATCGTCTTGCGCAGTACGGCCGGCAACACGGGGACGCCCCGCAGGTACAGCTTGCGAGCCATCCGATACAGCGTCATCGCATCAATGCCCATCACGCCACTCCTCCCCAGTTGAACGGAGCCCCAAGCTAGGTACCAGCCCCCCAGGGCGGGAGTCCCCCCAGACCCGCACCGTCCACCAGTGACAGCTCCGGGGATCAGCCGGCGCGACGAGCACGCAGGCTGGCGAGGACGCTCAGCGGCCGCACCCCCGTCGCGTACAGGACACCCACATACCCCGCGAGGAACAGCAGGCCGGCCAGCGCGAGCGGCAGGACCCGCCAGAGGAAGCCCTCGGGCAGACCGAGCCAGGCGTGCTCCGTCCCGGCGCGCAGCAGGAAGACGCCCACCCCGGCGGCCAGGGCCGCGAGGGACGCCTTGCCCAGCTCGCCCCAGGGGATGACGTCCCGGACACGCAGCGGGTGCTCCGGAGTGGACAGCGCCGCCGGCACGCGCACCAGCAGTGAGCACTTGCCCACCACCTCGGCCAATGCCCAGGACACGACACCGCCCATCATCCCGAAGTGACGCACGCCCAACCACACGAGCGGCACCGTCACCACCGCCTTCAGCAGGTACGAGATGAAGATGGCGCGCGTGTGCCCGCGCGCGCGCAGCACGCCATCCATGGGAAGGATGGCGAGCACCACGCCCAGCACGCTCACCCGGAAGATGGGGACGGCCGGGAGGAACTTCGCGCCGAAGAGCGCGCCGATGAACTCGGGAGCCGCCGCGAAGAGGAACGCGGCGAAGGGCAGGAAGACGAACGCCAGCTTGCCCGCCGCCTCCCGGAAGGCCAGCACGCCCTCCTCCGGACGCCCCTGCTTGTCCAGCTCGCCCAGGCGCACCATGAGCACCTCGCTGGTGGGCGTGTAGAGCAGATCCACCACGGGCAGCTGGAAGCACCCCACGCGGTAGAGGGCATAGAGGGCCGGAGTCACCGCGCCCGCGACCATATAGAGGTGGGCGTTCTGCTGGGGAATGGCGAGCGCCATGGCCGCGCCGAAGGGCGCCGCGTACACGAGCTGCTCGCGCCACAGCTTCGCGCGCACCAGGGGCCCCGAGGCCCCGCGCGGCACCACCACCCAGGTGGCCACGTAGCGGAGGAAGGCGAAGCCCGCCACCGCCATCATCATCCCGTACAGGCCCGCGCCCAGCAGGCACGGCACCACCATGACGGCCGCGCGCACGGCGTCGGACACCAGGTACACGAGCGCCGACTGCTTCGTGCGGCCCTGGCTGGTGAGGGAGATCTCCAGCGGGAAGGAGCCGATCAGGAAGGCGGTATAGGCCGCGAGCGTCCCCCGGTACGGGAGCAGCCCCGGGTTGCCGAACCTGTCCGCCACGAACCCGAGCAGCCCCCACACCAGCGCCGCGCCCACCAGCCCCGCGCCGGACGTGAAGAGCAGCGCCTGGCCCAACCAGGGCCGCTTCTCCTCGGTGCGAGGCACGAAGTAGTAGAGGCTCTGCACCACCCCGAAGGGCAGCACGTAGTAGAGCGTCGTGGCGATGAGGAAGAGCTGGTAGTAGGTGCCGTAGTCCTCGAGGCTCAGCACCCGCGCCAGGACGAGGGGAATGGACAAGGTGAGCCCGGCGGTGAACAGCCGGGCCAGCACCAACGGTCCCGCCTTCCCCAGGAAGGAGGAGGCGGGAGCGGACTTCTCGTTCACCAGGACACCTCCCCCAGCGGGCCAGCAGCCACGAGCGGATTGCCCAGGGCCTTGGCCTGCTGCGGGCGCCGGCCCGGCACGGGATCCCTCAGACCCAGCACGCCGAAGCAGTCATCCAGCTGGCACACGGTGAGGCTGCGCGAGTACCCGGTCAGGCCCACGCTGAAGTTCTCCCAGAGCACCTTGCGCTTGAGGGTGAACGGGTCGCCGCCGATCAGGTTGGACATGTCCTCGGTGGTGACGGCCGAGCGGAAGCCATTGCGCTTGAGCACGCCGATGACCTCGTCCGAGTACCACCCGTTGCAGTAGGCGAAGTCGCGCACGGTGATGCCGGCCTCGCGCTCGATGAGGGCCTTGGACTCGCGCACCTCGCGCTCCACCACCTCGAGCGGCTCGTGCGTGAGCACCACGTGGCCCAGGGTGTGCGCGCCGAACTCGAAGCCGTCCTTCGCCATGCGCCGCACCTCGTCCCAGTCCATCAGGTCCCCCTGCTCCGGGAGCAGCGGGGAGCCGGGCGCGAGCCGCGCCTCCAGCGCCTGGATGGTCTCCACGAGCGTGGCGGAGGGATACTGGCCGATGAAGTCGTCGAGCGCCGCGGACAGCCGCTTGCGGCCGGTGAGCACCGTCTCCACCAGCTCCGCGGCGGGCGCGGGCATCACGTCGAACAACACCTGCTTCTGCTGGGACTGCAGCAGCCGCAGCAGGTGGAAGAGCCGGTCGTGGTTGAAGCGCTGTGAAGTGCCGATGAGCTCCGCCGGCAGGTAGGTGATGGCCGGCACGCCCATCTCCTTGAGGACGGGGTAGCCGTACCGGTACACGTCGCGGTAGCCGTCATCGAAGGTGACGACGCACAGGTCCTTGCGCGCCGTGCGCCTGCCGGCCATCACGTCCAGCGCATCGCCAAGGGAGGCGAACTCGTAGTCGGCCTCGGCGAGCCCCTCCAGGTGCCTGCGGAACGTCTCCTGGGAGATGAGCAGCCCCGGGATGGAG
This window contains:
- a CDS encoding type IV pilus modification PilV family protein; protein product: MKHHHWKPRGVSLLESMVTAVVLILGIGMVAGTVIAVTKLNRRNLAQAQAYTIAEWWLERVTRIGCDAVANPNQPCGAIAALDHKEETVYWSASGAPTLQAPAAGDPEVRRPYRVSIDVDPPLEGNEQGDPVLNRQVAGVTLTRTVNVRVTVGWQDEGSGESFQAVALQTRVGP
- a CDS encoding PilW family protein gives rise to the protein MKQRVVGNGGFSLLEVMVASTISLIVLAAALWSAAELQRRGTLEESLMSAQNAMRAVRDLVVVDLQRAGTGAGSARMVFGSRPTGNADVRYAITVSAREPFDGSGLFPEDTLFALPSGPYATRASDALQVWSWDTEAQDAAGQPIPMFPLDTCPTPPPSPALYRSGDTLCMLTNPTVLVNRLVMVVKPATRTSCIMQVRAVNEVASAPIPYWQVTVTPGLPGNPPPAGDLCATPAAAPTVEYTNFWQHDTAGAFVMPVRGVSFRINWKSGGPVLERHEQTSDITPGLPAAPWVALSRDVEQLRARLGVKDNLAELDADVVWFPDASAAPSRPAIDSCDATCNALVPMPNGALWVPSTDEPTARDALMRRLRMVELSVTTRTSRADPALARKSGTDFVLDADGNPQDGYKRRTATVEVMPRNYSYAGVIP
- a CDS encoding pilus assembly FimT family protein translates to MKRTQRGTTLMEIAVTLAVIGVITSVALVNMDDVRLKQSERDGLREISILAIQARTSARKGQYPVRLAVHPRTDRPGHIIRWEQLGCTNPTDKWGVDCPSAACQSNACGQGGCTCVAVGEPIPVPDTLDISALDGLCWLARSAQPRQRGTAGPHPTDCDKNAAPPQGPLRIKERGGVVHHLLQVDGLTGAMRMIDCTGSTPDPACTGP
- a CDS encoding glycosyltransferase; this encodes MRRSEELEVARRALRGRDLVVFSNDWDGDPLSKVHIMRILSRDNRVLWVNSIGNRAPKANAHDLQRIWKKLASFTEGIREVEPNLFVLAPLAIPFYGSEAVRTANRELLRAQVLRAMRSLHFKRPISWSFLPASAPVSGRLGEEFVVYHCVDEFSAFSDTNGRHIAELEDKLMRRADLVITSAERLRENKARVNPNTVLVRHGVDFNHFVKACDASTPIPEDIAKLPRPILGFFGLVADWVDLEAIAAAAKAHPEGSVVVIGKVAPDVDPSVLKSEPNIHLLGRKQYAELPGYCRAFDVALMPFKVNELTLNANPLKVREYLAAGLPVVSSDIPEVRKVGLCKLAKDTQDFVRKIDECLAEGAGPTRERAERIRHESWEAKVEEIRTFVGEAMLKAGRGL
- a CDS encoding glycosyltransferase family 4 protein produces the protein MRVLLVGDYPPPHGGVAIHVQQLHGYLRERGVEAVVLDIGKGGRPAPDVIPVRTPTQYGKRLAGFLRDGWTVHVHTSGNNPKSWMLAATAGVRAPRSPRVITLHSGLLPDYLAASVSRRAFARVALAGYSRVVAVSEAVREALLRCGIPEEKLVVYPAFCGSQVRPGVEPLEVREARRRRRPLLAMAHHPSPVYGRQLMFRALRVLADELPGVGLAVFGPGTRSEEFLRDARECRVERHLEDMGELEHSRALALISRCDAFIRPTTHDGDAISVREALALGVPCVASDVCARPHGTYTFRADNSVDLANQVHRALANGPAQVVSPDAGPVLFELYGALAQPTMLGGGETHAAQ
- a CDS encoding serine O-acetyltransferase — encoded protein: MGIDAMTLYRMARKLYLRGVPVLPAVLRKTIHFLHGSYIPAEAEIGEGTQLGYGGMGIVIHKDARIGRHCLISHQVTIGGRSGLKDLPVIGDYVRIGAGAKILGNIHIGDFAVIGANAVVVRDVAPGAVVGGIPAREIRRDADPLAAYEREMGLRPPVRRPEAVPSVPPSATSAAR
- a CDS encoding lipopolysaccharide biosynthesis protein, whose translation is MNEKSAPASSFLGKAGPLVLARLFTAGLTLSIPLVLARVLSLEDYGTYYQLFLIATTLYYVLPFGVVQSLYYFVPRTEEKRPWLGQALLFTSGAGLVGAALVWGLLGFVADRFGNPGLLPYRGTLAAYTAFLIGSFPLEISLTSQGRTKQSALVYLVSDAVRAAVMVVPCLLGAGLYGMMMAVAGFAFLRYVATWVVVPRGASGPLVRAKLWREQLVYAAPFGAAMALAIPQQNAHLYMVAGAVTPALYALYRVGCFQLPVVDLLYTPTSEVLMVRLGELDKQGRPEEGVLAFREAAGKLAFVFLPFAAFLFAAAPEFIGALFGAKFLPAVPIFRVSVLGVVLAILPMDGVLRARGHTRAIFISYLLKAVVTVPLVWLGVRHFGMMGGVVSWALAEVVGKCSLLVRVPAALSTPEHPLRVRDVIPWGELGKASLAALAAGVGVFLLRAGTEHAWLGLPEGFLWRVLPLALAGLLFLAGYVGVLYATGVRPLSVLASLRARRAG
- a CDS encoding polysaccharide deacetylase family protein; protein product: MAAWRRHQSGGRRILIVSYHRVVDDFSGELQRSIPGLLISQETFRRHLEGLAEADYEFASLGDALDVMAGRRTARKDLCVVTFDDGYRDVYRYGYPVLKEMGVPAITYLPAELIGTSQRFNHDRLFHLLRLLQSQQKQVLFDVMPAPAAELVETVLTGRKRLSAALDDFIGQYPSATLVETIQALEARLAPGSPLLPEQGDLMDWDEVRRMAKDGFEFGAHTLGHVVLTHEPLEVVEREVRESKALIEREAGITVRDFAYCNGWYSDEVIGVLKRNGFRSAVTTEDMSNLIGGDPFTLKRKVLWENFSVGLTGYSRSLTVCQLDDCFGVLGLRDPVPGRRPQQAKALGNPLVAAGPLGEVSW